A single Amphiprion ocellaris isolate individual 3 ecotype Okinawa chromosome 1, ASM2253959v1, whole genome shotgun sequence DNA region contains:
- the tjp1a gene encoding tight junction protein ZO-1 isoform X4, with protein MKYQKYITVMQMAMGVTASNKDCLPAKRQLWVTPQDGETSPSGAPGCSDGPIGATGGAGAMAMPATSTLSLPMSQGKPSLRRIKGRIHRSKSLDSLDLLDSNSAAMEETVIWEQHTVTLHRAPGFGFGIAISGGRDNPHFQSGETSIVISDVLKGGPAEGLLQENDRVVMVNAVSMDNVEHAYAVQQLRKSGKNAKITIRRKRKVQIPVSRPGDRETMSEHEEEDSDEEDGYDHHSGRGGQSAYGGASGGTGTGRRHDRERSNSGRRDHSASRERSVSPRSDRRSQASSAPPRPAKVTLVKSRKNEEYGLRLASHIFVKDISPESLAARDGNIQEGDVVLKINGTVTENLSLIDAKKLIERSKGKLKMVVQRDERATLLNIPDLDDSIPSANNSDRDDISEIHSLTSDHSNRSHGRGSRSRSPDRPETSDHLRHSPRQISNGSHRSRDEDRISKPGAMSTPVKSSDDGVLSQASDQASSRDDKQLPPLPEPKPVYAQPGQPDVDLPVSPSDAPVPSAAHDDSILRPSMKLVKFKKAESVGLRLAGGNDVGIFVAGVLEDSPAAKEGLEEGDQILRVNNVDFANIIREEAVLFLLDLPKGDEVTILAQKKKDVYRRIVESDVGDSFYIRTHFEYEKESPYGLSFNKGEVFRVVDTLYNGKLGSWLAIRIGKNHQEVERGIIPNKNRAEQLSSVQYTLPKTPGGDRADFWRFRGLRSSKRNLRKSREDLSAQPVQTKFPAYERVVLREAGFLRPVVIFGPIADVAREKLAREEPDIFELAKSEPRDAGTDQKSSGIIRLHTIKQIIDRDKHAVLDITPNAVDRLNYAQWYPIVVFLNPDTKQGVKNMRTRLCPESRKSARKLYERALKLRKNNHHLFTTTINLNSMNDGWFGALKELIQQQQNQLVWVSEGKADGAAEDDLDIHDDRLSYLSAPGSEYSMYSTDSRHTSDYEDTDTEGGAYTDQELDETLNDDVGPPTEPAITRSSEPVREDPPVIQEPPGYAGYQHTVQPDPLNRIDPAGFKAPAPQQKAEAAAVPSISKQPEPLAETAPPAVDVTVKTVGVLSPDEAPPYSQPSPIPEAGSLRRPTPELAPQSVTPEPLQSGMASSEPKMFQKDPYSTDNIGRISHSMKPVTYSPQQGYHPDQQPYRDYDHPPSRYDVSSSGVSSGGGYPEPKYRNYDSNPPYENSVPHYDQQQWNPYNQPLSTANSQSYDPRLPYGDGPDSQYTPPLRYDEPPPQQGFDGRPRYGKPTGPAPVRYDDPPPPAPGSDLHYDQDSHLSTYPSASRSPEPAAQRPAYNQGPTLQQKGYKPQQYDPAPVNSETSPTPPPKAEAPSPSPVDFPKPAPARDEHQEDDPAMRPQSVLTRVKMFENKRSVSMDRARDTGDLSGNKAADLPLKAGGVIPKANSLSNLDQERTFRAPEPQKPQSKVADDIVRSNHYDPDEDEDYYRKQLSYFDKLQAGPNKPQPQAQSAHSYPRTESVEKPSPVEKKYEPVPQVTPSLPPATLPKPPAEAKPSAREDTVQTNFLPHKSFPEKSPVNGTSEQPPKSVTNTGAPPTSSYNRYVPKPYTTSARPFARMFDSPKFNHNLLPNDKPDTAPKGRSSSPVKPQIPAQPQNADHDSGLDTFTRTMDHRSKYQHNNVNAVPKAIPVSPSALDDDDDEDEGHTVVATARGIFNCNGGVLSSIETGVSIIIPQGAIPDGVEQEIYFKVCRDNSILPPLDKEKGETLLSPLVMCGPHGLKFLKPVELRLPHCASMTPDGWSFALKSSDSSSGDPKSWQNKSLPGDPNYLVGANCVSVLIDHF; from the exons AGTGCAGCGATGGAGGAAACGGTCATATGGGAACAGCACACAGTGACCCTTCACAGG GCCCCAGGATTTGGGTTTGGCATTGCCATCTCAGGTGGGCGAGACAACCCTCATTTCCAGAGTGGCGAGACGTCCATTGTTATATCTGATGTGTTGAAAGGAGGTCCTGCGGAGGGTCTGCTACA agaaaatgaTCGAGTGGTGATGGTCAATGCAGTCTCCATGGACAATGTAGAGCATGCATACGCTGTTCAGCAACTTCGCAAGAGTGGCAAAAATGCAAAGATA ACTATTCGTAGGAAAAGGAAAGTGCAAATCCCTGTTTCGCGGCCAGGGGACAGGGAGACGATGTCTGAGCACGAGGAGGAGGACAGTGATGAAGAGGATGGTTATGATCACCACAGTGGTCGTGGTGGCCAAAGTGCCTATGGAGGCGCGAGCGGAGGCACAGGCACTGGGAGGCGTCATGATCGTGAGCGCAGCAACAGTGGGAGGCGGGATCACAGTGCCTCGCGGGAAAGGAGCGTTTCACCGCGCTCTGATCGCCGATCACAAGCCTCTTCTGCTCCACCCAGACCTGCCAAGGTCACCCTTGTCAAGTCTCGAAAAAATGAAG AATATGGACTGCGGCTGGCCAGCCATATCTTTGTGAAGGACATCTCTCCAGAGAGCCTTGCTGCTCGGGATGGAAACATCCAGGAAGGAGATGTTGTACTTAAG ATCAATGGCACAGTTACAGAGAACCTATCACTGATAGATGCCAAGAAGCTGATTGAGAGGTCAAAGGGCAAGCTGAAGATGGTTGTGCAAAGAGATGAGCGAGCCACACTGCTCAACATTCCTGACCTTGATGACAGCATCCCATCAGCCAATAACTCCGACAGAGATG ACATTTCAGAAATACACTCATTGACGTCAGACCATTCCAATCGATCCCATGGGCGAGGTAGTCGGTCACGTTCACCTGACAGGCCCGAGACATCGGACCATCTCCGTCACTCACCTCGGCAAATCAGCAATGGCAG ccATCGAAGTCGAGATGAGGATCGCATATCTAAACCAGGGGCCATGTCCACACCAGTCAAAAGCTCTGATGATGGTGTTTTGTCACAGGCCAGCGACCAGGCCAGCTCCAGAGATGACAAACAGTTGCCTCCGCTGCCTG AACCAAAGCCAGTTTATGCCCAGCCGGGTCAGCCTGACGTGGACCTGCCTGTTAGTCCATCCGATGCCCCTGTACCCAGCGCTGCACACGATGACAGCATTCTCAG gcCAAGTATGAAGCTGGTCAAGTTTAAGAAGGCAGAGAGTGTCGGCCTGCGGTTAGCAGGAGGGAACGATGTGGGAATTTTTGTGGCAGGAGTTTTGGAAGACAGTCCAGCAGCTAAGGAGGGGCTGGAGGAGGGAGACCAGATTCTCAGG GTGAACAATGTGGACTTTGCCAACATCATCCGGGAAGAGGCTGTGCTGTTTTTGCTGGATCTCCCAAAAGGAGATGAAGTTACTATTCTGGCTCAGAAGAAAAAGGATG TGTATCGGAGGATAGTGGAATCAGATGTGGGTGACTCTTTCTACATTcggacacattttgaatatgAAAAAGAGTCACCGTATGGGTTGAGCTTTAACAAGGGTGAGGTGTTTCGTGTAGTAGATACACTCTACAATGGCAAATTAGGCTCTTGGCTTGCTATCCGTATTGGCAAGAACCACCAGGAAGTGGAGAGAGGCATCATCCCCAACAAGAACag AGCTGAGCAGCTATCCAGTGTGCAGTACACCCTCCCGAAAACACCTGGAGGTGACAGAGCAGACTTCTGGAGATTCAGAGGGTTGCGAAGTTCCAAGAGGAATTTGCGGAAAAGCAGGGAGGACCTGTCAGCCCAGCCAGTTCAGACCAAGTTCCCTGCCTATGAGAGGGTGGTGCTCAGGGAAG CTGGATTCCTGAGGCCTGTGGTTATCTTTGGGCCAATAGCAGATGTGGCCAGAGAGAAACTGGCCAGGGAGGAGCCAGACATCTTTGAACTAGCAA AGAGTGAACCCAGGGATGCAGGAACCGACCAGAAAAGCTCTGGCATCATTCGTCTGCACACCATTAAACAGATCATTGACCGA GACAAGCATGCAGTGCTGGACATCACCCCCAATGCAGTGGATCGTCTGAACTACGCTCAGTGGTATCCAATTGTGGTGTTTCTGAACCCAGATACCAAGCAGGGCGTCAAGAACATGAGGACCCGCCTCTGCCCTGAGTCTAGGAAAAGCGCAAGGAAGCTTTATGAGCGAGCCCTCAAATTAAGGAAGAACAACCACCACCTCTTCACCA CAACCATTAACTTGAACAGCATGAATGATGGTTGGTTTGGAGCGCTGAAAGAACTAATCCAGCAGCAACAGAACCAGTTGGTGTGGGTTTCAGAGGGCAAG GCTGATGGGGCAGCTGAGGATGACCTAGACATCCATGACGACCGCCTTTCCTATCTGTCGGCGCCGGGCAGTGAGTATTCCATGTACAGCACCGATAGTCGCCACACCTCCGACTACgaggacacagacacagagggtGGAGCCTACACTGACCAGGAGCTGGATGAAACGCTGAATGATGATGTGGGTCCACCCACGGAGCCCGCCATCACCCGTTCCTCTGAGCCTGTCCGCGAGGACCCACCTGTCATCCAGGAGCCCCCTGGCTATGCTGGCTACCAGCACACAGTGCAGCCGGACCCCCTGAACCGCATCGACCCAGCTGGGTTCAAGGCACCAGCGCCGCAGCAG AAAGCAGAGGCCGCTGCCGTCCCTAGCATCTCCAAGCAGCCTGAACCCCTGGCTGAgacagcgccccctgctgttgatgttactgtaaaaactgtagGGGTTCTGAGCCCTGATGAGGCTCCTCCCTACAGCCAGCCAAGCCCCATCCCAGAGGCTGGTTCACTTAGGAGACCCACCCCTGAGCTAGCCCCTCAGAGCGTCACACCAGAACCTCTACAGTCTGGAATGGCCAGTTCAGAACCAAAG ATGTTTCAGAAGGATCCATACAGCACAGACAACATAGGGAGAATCAGTCACAGTATGAAGCCTGTGACTTACAGCCCTCAGCAAGGATATCACCCTGACCAGCAGCCATACAGAGATTACGACCACCCACCCAGTCGGTATGATGTTAGCAGCAGTGGAGTCAGCAGTGGAGGTGGTTACCCAGAACCAAAGTACCGTAATTATGACTCTAACCCACCCTACGAGAACAGTGTGCCTCACTATGACCAGCAACAGTGGAACCCCTACAACCAGCCGCTATCTACTGCCAATTCCCAGAGCTATGATCCCCGTTTGCCTTACGGTGATGGCCCTGACTCGCAGTACACCCCTCCTCTACGTTATGACGAGCCCCCACCTCAACAGGGATTTGACGGACGGCCTCGCTACGGTAAACCGACAGGTCCAGCACCTGTCCGTTATGATGACCCTCCACCTCCTGCGCCAGGGTCTGATCTGCACTACGACCAGGATTCTCACCTGAGCACATACCCCTCAGCTTCCCGCTCCCCGGAGCCAGCTGCCCAGCGACCTGCCTATAACCAGGGACCAACGTTGCAACAAAAAGGCTACAAACCTCAGCAGTATGATCCTGCTCCTGTGAACTCTGAAACCAGCCCCACACCTCCACCTAAAGCAGAAGCTCCCTCGCCTTCTCCTGTAGATTTTCCAAAACCTGCACCTGCCAGAGATGAGCACCAAGAGGATGACCCTGCCATGAGACCTCAGTCAGTCCTGACAAGGGTCAAGATGTTTGAGAACAAGCGCTCAGTATCCATGGACCGAGCCAGAGATACAGGGGATTTATCTGGAAACAAG GCAGCTGATTTACCCTTGAAAGCGGGTGGAGTAATCCCTAAAGCAAATTCTCTGAGCAACCTGGATCAAGAGAGGACCTTTAG AGCCCCAGAGCCCCAGAAGCCTCAGTCCAAGGTAGCTGACGACATTGTGCGTTCCAACCATTACGACCCTGATGAGGACGAGGACTACTACAGGAAACAGCTGTCTTACTTTGACAAACTTCAGGCTGGCCCCAACAAACCTCAACCACAAGCACAATCAGCACACAGCTACCCCAG GACGGAATCAGTGGAGAAACCAAGTCCAGTTGAGAAAAAATATGAACCGGTTCCCCAGGTGACGCCATCTCTGCCACCAGCCACACTGCCCAAGCCCCCAGCTGAAG CCAAGCCTTCTGCCCGAGAGGACACAGTCCAGACCAACTTTCTGCCTCACAAGAGTTTCCCTGAGAAGTCTCCAGTTAATGGCACTAGTGAGCAGCCTCCGAAGTCGGTCACTAACACTGGGGCTCCACCAACATCCAGCTACAACCGCTACGTGCCCAAACCCTACACCACCTCTGCCAGGCCTTTTGCACGCATGTTTGACAGTCCTAAATTCAACCATAACCTTCTGCCCAACGACAAGCCTGACACTGCCCCAAAG GGTCGAAGCTCCAGTCCAGTAAAGCCTCAGATACCTGCACAGCCCCAGAATGCAGACCATGACAGTGGCCTGGACACTTTCACTCGCACTATGGACCACCGCTCCAAATACCAGCATAACAACGTCAACGCCGTGCCCAAGGCCATCCCAGTGAG CCCCAGTGCCCTGGATGATGACGACGATGAAGACGAGGGCCACACTGTGGTTGCAACAGCTCGCGGTATCTTCAACTGTAACGGTGGTGTTCTGAGCTCCATTGAGACAGGTGTCAGCATAATTATCCCGCAGGGTGCCATCCCTGACGGTGTTGAGCAGGAGATCTACTTCAAGGTCTGTCGAGACAACAGCATCCTGCCGCCGCTCGACAAAGAGAAAG gaGAGACTCTGCTCAGCCCTCTGGTGATGTGTGGACCTCATGGCCTCAAGTTTTTGAAGCCTGTGGAGCTGCGCTTACCTCACTGTGCGTCAATGACCCCTGATGGTTGGTCTTTTGCTCTAAAATCCTCCGACTCCTCGTCGG
- the tjp1a gene encoding tight junction protein ZO-1 isoform X9: MSSKASNKSAAMEETVIWEQHTVTLHRAPGFGFGIAISGGRDNPHFQSGETSIVISDVLKGGPAEGLLQENDRVVMVNAVSMDNVEHAYAVQQLRKSGKNAKITIRRKRKVQIPVSRPGDRETMSEHEEEDSDEEDGYDHHSGRGGQSAYGGASGGTGTGRRHDRERSNSGRRDHSASRERSVSPRSDRRSQASSAPPRPAKVTLVKSRKNEAEYGLRLASHIFVKDISPESLAARDGNIQEGDVVLKINGTVTENLSLIDAKKLIERSKGKLKMVVQRDERATLLNIPDLDDSIPSANNSDRDDISEIHSLTSDHSNRSHGRGSRSRSPDRPETSDHLRHSPRQISNGSHRSRDEDRISKPGAMSTPVKSSDDGVLSQASDQASSRDDKQLPPLPEPKPVYAQPGQPDVDLPVSPSDAPVPSAAHDDSILRPSMKLVKFKKAESVGLRLAGGNDVGIFVAGVLEDSPAAKEGLEEGDQILRVNNVDFANIIREEAVLFLLDLPKGDEVTILAQKKKDVYRRIVESDVGDSFYIRTHFEYEKESPYGLSFNKGEVFRVVDTLYNGKLGSWLAIRIGKNHQEVERGIIPNKNRAEQLSSVQYTLPKTPGGDRADFWRFRGLRSSKRNLRKSREDLSAQPVQTKFPAYERVVLREAGFLRPVVIFGPIADVAREKLAREEPDIFELAKTQQQQGGEKSEPRDAGTDQKSSGIIRLHTIKQIIDRDKHAVLDITPNAVDRLNYAQWYPIVVFLNPDTKQGVKNMRTRLCPESRKSARKLYERALKLRKNNHHLFTTTINLNSMNDGWFGALKELIQQQQNQLVWVSEGKADGAAEDDLDIHDDRLSYLSAPGSEYSMYSTDSRHTSDYEDTDTEGGAYTDQELDETLNDDVGPPTEPAITRSSEPVREDPPVIQEPPGYAGYQHTVQPDPLNRIDPAGFKAPAPQQKAEAAAVPSISKQPEPLAETAPPAVDVTVKTVGVLSPDEAPPYSQPSPIPEAGSLRRPTPELAPQSVTPEPLQSGMASSEPKMFQKDPYSTDNIGRISHSMKPVTYSPQQGYHPDQQPYRDYDHPPSRYDVSSSGVSSGGGYPEPKYRNYDSNPPYENSVPHYDQQQWNPYNQPLSTANSQSYDPRLPYGDGPDSQYTPPLRYDEPPPQQGFDGRPRYGKPTGPAPVRYDDPPPPAPGSDLHYDQDSHLSTYPSASRSPEPAAQRPAYNQGPTLQQKGYKPQQYDPAPVNSETSPTPPPKAEAPSPSPVDFPKPAPARDEHQEDDPAMRPQSVLTRVKMFENKRSVSMDRARDTGDLSGNKAADLPLKAGGVIPKANSLSNLDQERTFRAPEPQKPQSKVADDIVRSNHYDPDEDEDYYRKQLSYFDKLQAGPNKPQPQAQSAHSYPRTESVEKPSPVEKKYEPVPQVTPSLPPATLPKPPAEAKPSAREDTVQTNFLPHKSFPEKSPVNGTSEQPPKSVTNTGAPPTSSYNRYVPKPYTTSARPFARMFDSPKFNHNLLPNDKPDTAPKGRSSSPVKPQIPAQPQNADHDSGLDTFTRTMDHRSKYQHNNVNAVPKAIPVSPSALDDDDDEDEGHTVVATARGIFNCNGGVLSSIETGVSIIIPQGAIPDGVEQEIYFKVCRDNSILPPLDKEKGETLLSPLVMCGPHGLKFLKPVELRLPHCASMTPDGWSFALKSSDSSSGDPKSWQNKSLPGDPNYLVGANCVSVLIDHF; the protein is encoded by the exons AGTGCAGCGATGGAGGAAACGGTCATATGGGAACAGCACACAGTGACCCTTCACAGG GCCCCAGGATTTGGGTTTGGCATTGCCATCTCAGGTGGGCGAGACAACCCTCATTTCCAGAGTGGCGAGACGTCCATTGTTATATCTGATGTGTTGAAAGGAGGTCCTGCGGAGGGTCTGCTACA agaaaatgaTCGAGTGGTGATGGTCAATGCAGTCTCCATGGACAATGTAGAGCATGCATACGCTGTTCAGCAACTTCGCAAGAGTGGCAAAAATGCAAAGATA ACTATTCGTAGGAAAAGGAAAGTGCAAATCCCTGTTTCGCGGCCAGGGGACAGGGAGACGATGTCTGAGCACGAGGAGGAGGACAGTGATGAAGAGGATGGTTATGATCACCACAGTGGTCGTGGTGGCCAAAGTGCCTATGGAGGCGCGAGCGGAGGCACAGGCACTGGGAGGCGTCATGATCGTGAGCGCAGCAACAGTGGGAGGCGGGATCACAGTGCCTCGCGGGAAAGGAGCGTTTCACCGCGCTCTGATCGCCGATCACAAGCCTCTTCTGCTCCACCCAGACCTGCCAAGGTCACCCTTGTCAAGTCTCGAAAAAATGAAG CAGAATATGGACTGCGGCTGGCCAGCCATATCTTTGTGAAGGACATCTCTCCAGAGAGCCTTGCTGCTCGGGATGGAAACATCCAGGAAGGAGATGTTGTACTTAAG ATCAATGGCACAGTTACAGAGAACCTATCACTGATAGATGCCAAGAAGCTGATTGAGAGGTCAAAGGGCAAGCTGAAGATGGTTGTGCAAAGAGATGAGCGAGCCACACTGCTCAACATTCCTGACCTTGATGACAGCATCCCATCAGCCAATAACTCCGACAGAGATG ACATTTCAGAAATACACTCATTGACGTCAGACCATTCCAATCGATCCCATGGGCGAGGTAGTCGGTCACGTTCACCTGACAGGCCCGAGACATCGGACCATCTCCGTCACTCACCTCGGCAAATCAGCAATGGCAG ccATCGAAGTCGAGATGAGGATCGCATATCTAAACCAGGGGCCATGTCCACACCAGTCAAAAGCTCTGATGATGGTGTTTTGTCACAGGCCAGCGACCAGGCCAGCTCCAGAGATGACAAACAGTTGCCTCCGCTGCCTG AACCAAAGCCAGTTTATGCCCAGCCGGGTCAGCCTGACGTGGACCTGCCTGTTAGTCCATCCGATGCCCCTGTACCCAGCGCTGCACACGATGACAGCATTCTCAG gcCAAGTATGAAGCTGGTCAAGTTTAAGAAGGCAGAGAGTGTCGGCCTGCGGTTAGCAGGAGGGAACGATGTGGGAATTTTTGTGGCAGGAGTTTTGGAAGACAGTCCAGCAGCTAAGGAGGGGCTGGAGGAGGGAGACCAGATTCTCAGG GTGAACAATGTGGACTTTGCCAACATCATCCGGGAAGAGGCTGTGCTGTTTTTGCTGGATCTCCCAAAAGGAGATGAAGTTACTATTCTGGCTCAGAAGAAAAAGGATG TGTATCGGAGGATAGTGGAATCAGATGTGGGTGACTCTTTCTACATTcggacacattttgaatatgAAAAAGAGTCACCGTATGGGTTGAGCTTTAACAAGGGTGAGGTGTTTCGTGTAGTAGATACACTCTACAATGGCAAATTAGGCTCTTGGCTTGCTATCCGTATTGGCAAGAACCACCAGGAAGTGGAGAGAGGCATCATCCCCAACAAGAACag AGCTGAGCAGCTATCCAGTGTGCAGTACACCCTCCCGAAAACACCTGGAGGTGACAGAGCAGACTTCTGGAGATTCAGAGGGTTGCGAAGTTCCAAGAGGAATTTGCGGAAAAGCAGGGAGGACCTGTCAGCCCAGCCAGTTCAGACCAAGTTCCCTGCCTATGAGAGGGTGGTGCTCAGGGAAG CTGGATTCCTGAGGCCTGTGGTTATCTTTGGGCCAATAGCAGATGTGGCCAGAGAGAAACTGGCCAGGGAGGAGCCAGACATCTTTGAACTAGCAA aaacacagcaacaacaagGAGGGGAAA AGAGTGAACCCAGGGATGCAGGAACCGACCAGAAAAGCTCTGGCATCATTCGTCTGCACACCATTAAACAGATCATTGACCGA GACAAGCATGCAGTGCTGGACATCACCCCCAATGCAGTGGATCGTCTGAACTACGCTCAGTGGTATCCAATTGTGGTGTTTCTGAACCCAGATACCAAGCAGGGCGTCAAGAACATGAGGACCCGCCTCTGCCCTGAGTCTAGGAAAAGCGCAAGGAAGCTTTATGAGCGAGCCCTCAAATTAAGGAAGAACAACCACCACCTCTTCACCA CAACCATTAACTTGAACAGCATGAATGATGGTTGGTTTGGAGCGCTGAAAGAACTAATCCAGCAGCAACAGAACCAGTTGGTGTGGGTTTCAGAGGGCAAG GCTGATGGGGCAGCTGAGGATGACCTAGACATCCATGACGACCGCCTTTCCTATCTGTCGGCGCCGGGCAGTGAGTATTCCATGTACAGCACCGATAGTCGCCACACCTCCGACTACgaggacacagacacagagggtGGAGCCTACACTGACCAGGAGCTGGATGAAACGCTGAATGATGATGTGGGTCCACCCACGGAGCCCGCCATCACCCGTTCCTCTGAGCCTGTCCGCGAGGACCCACCTGTCATCCAGGAGCCCCCTGGCTATGCTGGCTACCAGCACACAGTGCAGCCGGACCCCCTGAACCGCATCGACCCAGCTGGGTTCAAGGCACCAGCGCCGCAGCAG AAAGCAGAGGCCGCTGCCGTCCCTAGCATCTCCAAGCAGCCTGAACCCCTGGCTGAgacagcgccccctgctgttgatgttactgtaaaaactgtagGGGTTCTGAGCCCTGATGAGGCTCCTCCCTACAGCCAGCCAAGCCCCATCCCAGAGGCTGGTTCACTTAGGAGACCCACCCCTGAGCTAGCCCCTCAGAGCGTCACACCAGAACCTCTACAGTCTGGAATGGCCAGTTCAGAACCAAAG ATGTTTCAGAAGGATCCATACAGCACAGACAACATAGGGAGAATCAGTCACAGTATGAAGCCTGTGACTTACAGCCCTCAGCAAGGATATCACCCTGACCAGCAGCCATACAGAGATTACGACCACCCACCCAGTCGGTATGATGTTAGCAGCAGTGGAGTCAGCAGTGGAGGTGGTTACCCAGAACCAAAGTACCGTAATTATGACTCTAACCCACCCTACGAGAACAGTGTGCCTCACTATGACCAGCAACAGTGGAACCCCTACAACCAGCCGCTATCTACTGCCAATTCCCAGAGCTATGATCCCCGTTTGCCTTACGGTGATGGCCCTGACTCGCAGTACACCCCTCCTCTACGTTATGACGAGCCCCCACCTCAACAGGGATTTGACGGACGGCCTCGCTACGGTAAACCGACAGGTCCAGCACCTGTCCGTTATGATGACCCTCCACCTCCTGCGCCAGGGTCTGATCTGCACTACGACCAGGATTCTCACCTGAGCACATACCCCTCAGCTTCCCGCTCCCCGGAGCCAGCTGCCCAGCGACCTGCCTATAACCAGGGACCAACGTTGCAACAAAAAGGCTACAAACCTCAGCAGTATGATCCTGCTCCTGTGAACTCTGAAACCAGCCCCACACCTCCACCTAAAGCAGAAGCTCCCTCGCCTTCTCCTGTAGATTTTCCAAAACCTGCACCTGCCAGAGATGAGCACCAAGAGGATGACCCTGCCATGAGACCTCAGTCAGTCCTGACAAGGGTCAAGATGTTTGAGAACAAGCGCTCAGTATCCATGGACCGAGCCAGAGATACAGGGGATTTATCTGGAAACAAG GCAGCTGATTTACCCTTGAAAGCGGGTGGAGTAATCCCTAAAGCAAATTCTCTGAGCAACCTGGATCAAGAGAGGACCTTTAG AGCCCCAGAGCCCCAGAAGCCTCAGTCCAAGGTAGCTGACGACATTGTGCGTTCCAACCATTACGACCCTGATGAGGACGAGGACTACTACAGGAAACAGCTGTCTTACTTTGACAAACTTCAGGCTGGCCCCAACAAACCTCAACCACAAGCACAATCAGCACACAGCTACCCCAG GACGGAATCAGTGGAGAAACCAAGTCCAGTTGAGAAAAAATATGAACCGGTTCCCCAGGTGACGCCATCTCTGCCACCAGCCACACTGCCCAAGCCCCCAGCTGAAG CCAAGCCTTCTGCCCGAGAGGACACAGTCCAGACCAACTTTCTGCCTCACAAGAGTTTCCCTGAGAAGTCTCCAGTTAATGGCACTAGTGAGCAGCCTCCGAAGTCGGTCACTAACACTGGGGCTCCACCAACATCCAGCTACAACCGCTACGTGCCCAAACCCTACACCACCTCTGCCAGGCCTTTTGCACGCATGTTTGACAGTCCTAAATTCAACCATAACCTTCTGCCCAACGACAAGCCTGACACTGCCCCAAAG GGTCGAAGCTCCAGTCCAGTAAAGCCTCAGATACCTGCACAGCCCCAGAATGCAGACCATGACAGTGGCCTGGACACTTTCACTCGCACTATGGACCACCGCTCCAAATACCAGCATAACAACGTCAACGCCGTGCCCAAGGCCATCCCAGTGAG CCCCAGTGCCCTGGATGATGACGACGATGAAGACGAGGGCCACACTGTGGTTGCAACAGCTCGCGGTATCTTCAACTGTAACGGTGGTGTTCTGAGCTCCATTGAGACAGGTGTCAGCATAATTATCCCGCAGGGTGCCATCCCTGACGGTGTTGAGCAGGAGATCTACTTCAAGGTCTGTCGAGACAACAGCATCCTGCCGCCGCTCGACAAAGAGAAAG gaGAGACTCTGCTCAGCCCTCTGGTGATGTGTGGACCTCATGGCCTCAAGTTTTTGAAGCCTGTGGAGCTGCGCTTACCTCACTGTGCGTCAATGACCCCTGATGGTTGGTCTTTTGCTCTAAAATCCTCCGACTCCTCGTCGG